A portion of the Simkania negevensis Z genome contains these proteins:
- a CDS encoding superoxide dismutase, with protein MAFKQPDLPYDLSALAPFVSEEQMHYHYNKHHAAYFNKLNGLVEGKKEAQLSLEEVVVQSSGGVFNNAAQAWNHTFFWHCMSPNGGGQPKGELKEAIERDFGGLEPFMKQFSDAAATLFGSGWAWLASDGQGKLEIMALSNADTPLKHNKTPILTLDVWEHAYYIDYRNERPRFIEQFKDVIHWDFAQKCYLDAK; from the coding sequence ATGGCATTCAAACAACCTGATCTACCTTATGACTTATCTGCGCTTGCTCCTTTTGTCTCTGAAGAGCAAATGCATTATCACTACAACAAACACCATGCTGCTTATTTCAACAAGCTCAATGGACTTGTTGAAGGGAAAAAAGAAGCGCAGCTTTCATTAGAAGAAGTGGTTGTCCAGTCTTCGGGTGGGGTGTTTAATAATGCTGCTCAAGCTTGGAATCACACCTTTTTCTGGCATTGCATGTCTCCTAATGGGGGAGGGCAACCTAAAGGAGAACTTAAAGAAGCCATTGAGAGAGATTTTGGCGGGTTAGAGCCTTTCATGAAGCAATTCTCAGATGCTGCTGCGACCCTTTTTGGATCAGGCTGGGCTTGGCTTGCAAGTGATGGTCAAGGAAAGCTCGAAATCATGGCTCTTAGTAACGCTGATACCCCATTAAAACACAACAAAACTCCCATTCTCACTTTAGATGTGTGGGAACACGCTTATTATATTGATTATCGCAATGAACGTCCTCGATTTATCGAGCAATTTAAAGATGTGATTCATTGGGATTTTGCTCAAAAATGTTACCTAGATGCGA